A genomic window from Vitis riparia cultivar Riparia Gloire de Montpellier isolate 1030 chromosome 18, EGFV_Vit.rip_1.0, whole genome shotgun sequence includes:
- the LOC117907498 gene encoding probable carboxylesterase 18, which translates to MWPPNLPWKVRLFVTAFGFLTDASFRRNGTVNSRFINLIDFKISPSDKPVNGVTTSDITVDPSRNLWFRYFLPSPAEAGEKLPVIVYFHGGGFVMLSPSSQLFDDLCRRLAKELPAVIVSVNYRLAPEHRCPASYEDGVDVLKFLDETPPANADLTRCYIVGDSAGGNIAHHVTARAGEHNFTNLNIAGVIPIQPYFGGEERTESEIQLAGAPLVSVERTDWCWKAFLPDGSDRDHPAANVFGPKSSDVSGLKFPKSLVFMGGFDPLRDWQESYCEGLKGNGKEVKVVDYPNAMHSFYAFPDLPESTLFMRELQDFIYPQ; encoded by the coding sequence ATGTGGCCGCCGAATCTTCCATGGAAGGTCCGACTCTTCGTCACAGCCTTCGGGTTCCTCACAGACGCTTCTTTCCGACGTAATGGCACCGTCAACAGCCGTTTCATTAACCTCATTGATTTCAAAATCTCCCCCTCCGACAAGCCAGTTAACGGCGTCACCACATCCGACATCACCGTCGACCCCTCCCGGAACCTCTGGTTCCGCTACTTCCTTCCTAGCCCCGCCGAGGCTGGCGAGAAGCTTCCCGTCATCGTCTACTTCCATGGTGGCGGTTTCGTGATGCTCTCCCCCAGCTCCCAGCTCTTCGACGACCTCTGCCGACGCCTCGCCAAAGAACTCCCCGCCGTCATCGTCTCAGTCAACTACCGCCTCGCCCCGGAGCACCGCTGCCCAGCTTCGTACGAAGACGGGGTTGACGTCCTCAAATTCCTCGATGAAACCCCCCCGGCCAACGCCGATCTAACCCGCTGCTACATCGTTGGCGACAGCGCCGGAGGCAACATCGCCCACCACGTGACCGCCAGAGCCGGGGAGCACAACTTCACGAACTTGAACATCGCGGGAGTCATCCCGATACAGCCATATTTTGGCGGAGAAGAGAGAACAGAATCCGAAATTCAGCTCGCGGGAGCCCCGCTAGTGTCCGTGGAGCGCACGGACTGGTGCTGGAAGGCGTTTCTGCCGGACGGGTCGGACCGAGACCATCCGGCGGCGAATGTATTCGGGCCGAAATCGAGCGATGTATCGGGGTTGAAGTTTCCGAAAAGTTTGGTGTTCATGGGAGGGTTTGATCCATTAAGAGACTGGCAGGAGAGTTATTGTGAAGGACTGAAAGGCAACGGAAAAGAAGTGAAGGTGGTTGATTATCCAAACGCCATGCACTCCTTTTATGCCTTCCCTGACCTGCCTGAATCAACTCTATTTATGAGGGAGCTTCAAGATTTCATTTATCctcaataa
- the LOC117905828 gene encoding probable carboxylesterase 18 — translation MSGTSGSELRTSLKLPWRIRFILAALNAICNASIRRNGSVNRCLMTLIDFKVPPSDKPVKGVTTSDTTVDPSRNLWFRYFLPRGTTSGENLPIIVYFHGGSLVFLSPSSKSYDDLCRRLAGELPAIVVSVNYRLAPEHKFPSPYEDGVEILKFIDENPPANADLTRCFIVGDSAGGNLVHHVTARAGEHDFRNLKIAGAILIQPFFGGEERTESEIQLAGTPLWSVERTDWCWKAFLPEGSDRDHPAANVFGPKSSDISGLKFPKSLVFMGGFDPLRDWQKRYCE, via the coding sequence ATGTCCGGTACGTCCGGCAGCGAACTCCGTACTTCTCTGAAGCTTCCATGGAGGATCCGGTTCATCCTTGCCGCCTTGAACGCCATCTGTAATGCATCTATTCGCCGTAATGGCTCCGTCAACCGCTGTCTCATGACACTTATTGACTTCAAAGTGCCCCCCTCCGACAAGCCAGTTAAAGGCGTTACCACCTCCGACACCACAGTCGACCCCTCCCGGAACCTGTGGTTTCGCTACTTCCTTCCTCGTGGTACCACTTCCGGGGAAAATCTTCCGATCATCGTCTATTTCCACGGCGGCAGCCTCGTGTTCCTTTCCCCCAGCTCCAAGTCCTACGATGACCTCTGCCGCCGCCTCGCTGGAGAACTCCCCGCCATCGTCGTCTCCGTCAACTACCGTCTCGCTCCGGAGCACAAATTCCCCTCTCCGTACGAAGACGGCGTCGAAATCCTCAAATTCATTGACGAAAACCCCCCAGCCAACGCCGATCTAACCCGCTGCTTCATCGTAGGCGACAGCGCCGGCGGCAACCTGGTCCACCACGTAACTGCAAGGGCCGGGGAGCACGACTTCCGAAACCTGAAAATCGCCGGAGCCATACTGATACAACCATTTTTCGGCGGAGAAGAGAGAACAGAATCCGAAATTCAGCTCGCTGGAACTCCGCTATGGTCCGTGGAGCGCACGGACTGGTGCTGGAAGGCGTTTCTGCCGGAGGGGTCTGACCGAGACCATCCGGCGGCGAACGTATTCGGGCCGAAATCGAGCGATATATCGGGGTTGAAGTTTCCGAAAAGTTTGGTGTTCATGGGAGGCTTTGATCCATTAAGAGACTGGCAGAAGAGGTATTGTGAATGA